The Euphorbia lathyris chromosome 8, ddEupLath1.1, whole genome shotgun sequence genome has a window encoding:
- the LOC136202305 gene encoding uncharacterized protein isoform X1 produces the protein MAFFFICFTRWFDYSYGLPPTSRCMYHCCLEVNINDRKLGYGLQSRAIKERFRPMPICSPILFPTPHALALRMILQLGVKPSWFNTCGTNIDKRPHSILGTAAPAVDLRNYMSYLPPIDDAVVPEMLLKVLEPYRKEGCILDDERARLYATIANKGCAVRFAFAAAIFGETSEALFWLQLPHALEHLMNKLVNKSAQNFSITASTPGLDGAATPTAITLREKSFTGTENRDSFCQGQLKSMAFRQEESWESANERIPWH, from the exons ATGGCCTTCTTCTTCATTTGTTTCACCAGATGGTTTGATTACAGCTATGGCTTACCGCCTACCTCACGTTGTATGTATCACTGTTGTCTTGAGGTTAATAT AAACGATAGGAAACTTGGCTATGGCCTGCAATCCCGAGCTATTAAAGAAAGATTCAGGCCTATGCCAATTTGCTCTCCAATACTGTTTCCTACACCACATGCCCTG GCATTGCGGATGATCTTGCAATTGGGTGTCAAGCCCTCTTGGTTCAACACTTGTGGTACAAATATTGATAAGAGGCCTCATTCAATTCTCGGAACTGCTGCGCCTGCTGTGGATCTGCGAAATTACATGTCTTATTTACCTCCTATTGATGATGCAGTAGTGCCAGAAATGCTTCTTAAAGTATTAGAGCCATATCGGAAAGAAG GTTGCATACTCGACGATGAGAGAGCAAGATTATATGCTACCATAGCGAATAAAGGTTGTGCTGTAAGGTTTGCCTTTGCAGCTGCTATTTTTGGTGAAACCTCAGAAGCGCTTTTCTGGTTGCAGTTGCCTCATGCTCTAGAACACTTGATGAATAAGTTGGTAAATAAGTCTGCACAGAACTTTTCCATCACAGCTTCAACCCCGGGACTTGATGGTGCAGCTACGCCTACCGCAATTACATTAAGGGAGAAATCATTTACTGGCACTGAGAACAGGGATTCATTT TGCCAAGGTCAACTTAAGTCAATGGCTTTCCGGCAAGAAGAGTCATGGGAGAGTGCAAATGAGCGAATTCCTTGGCATTAG
- the LOC136202305 gene encoding uncharacterized protein isoform X2, whose product MPICSPILFPTPHALALRMILQLGVKPSWFNTCGTNIDKRPHSILGTAAPAVDLRNYMSYLPPIDDAVVPEMLLKVLEPYRKEGCILDDERARLYATIANKGCAVRFAFAAAIFGETSEALFWLQLPHALEHLMNKLVNKSAQNFSITASTPGLDGAATPTAITLREKSFTGTENRDSFCQGQLKSMAFRQEESWESANERIPWH is encoded by the exons ATGCCAATTTGCTCTCCAATACTGTTTCCTACACCACATGCCCTG GCATTGCGGATGATCTTGCAATTGGGTGTCAAGCCCTCTTGGTTCAACACTTGTGGTACAAATATTGATAAGAGGCCTCATTCAATTCTCGGAACTGCTGCGCCTGCTGTGGATCTGCGAAATTACATGTCTTATTTACCTCCTATTGATGATGCAGTAGTGCCAGAAATGCTTCTTAAAGTATTAGAGCCATATCGGAAAGAAG GTTGCATACTCGACGATGAGAGAGCAAGATTATATGCTACCATAGCGAATAAAGGTTGTGCTGTAAGGTTTGCCTTTGCAGCTGCTATTTTTGGTGAAACCTCAGAAGCGCTTTTCTGGTTGCAGTTGCCTCATGCTCTAGAACACTTGATGAATAAGTTGGTAAATAAGTCTGCACAGAACTTTTCCATCACAGCTTCAACCCCGGGACTTGATGGTGCAGCTACGCCTACCGCAATTACATTAAGGGAGAAATCATTTACTGGCACTGAGAACAGGGATTCATTT TGCCAAGGTCAACTTAAGTCAATGGCTTTCCGGCAAGAAGAGTCATGGGAGAGTGCAAATGAGCGAATTCCTTGGCATTAG